GAGCTAAAATGGCAATTACAAAAGTAATAGAAGTGATAGCAAGTTCAGAGAAAAGTTTTGACGATGCGACAAATAATGTCCTTAAAGAGGCGTCAAAATCGGTAAATAATATCGAATCGATCTACATTAAAGAGATGAATGCAAATGTAGAAAATAACAAAATCGTATCGTATGGTGTGAATGCAAAAGTTTCATTTAAAGTGAGCAAATGATTTGTGTTCTTCATCTAAATAGAAAGCTTTAAAATTTCCAGGCTCGGTGAGTTCTCACCGGGCTTTTTAATTTAAAAAGAGATTTTATGAAGATATATACAATTGGAGGGTACAACGAAGTTGGAAAAAACATGACCGCCATTGAGGTCAGGGATGAAATCGTCATCCTCGATATGGGATACGATATGGAAGAGCTGATTGACATGGAAAGCGAGGCTGAATCATCCGCTACGAAAAATTTGATCCACTCCGGAGTAATACCCAATGATAAAGAGATTTACCAACAGCGCGAGAAAGTAAAAGGGATTATTATTGGCCATGGCCACCTCGATCATGTTGGCGCCGTAGCTAAAATGGCCGGCTCGTATAATTGCCCGATTTTTGCCTCACCCTATACAATGAAGATCGTGGAAGAACAGATCAGGCAGGACGACAAGGGTGTAAAAAACGAAAGAGTTGTGCTGATGCCGGGAAACATTCACAATCTTACCTCGAACTTTGCCATTGAGTTTGTGAAAGTAACCCATTCAATTCCCGATACCATGCTAACTATTCTCCATACACCGGAGGGACGAGTTGCATACGGTCTCGATTTCCGGATCGACAGAAAACCTGTTTTGGGCGAGACAGTTGACTTTGACCGTCTGAATGAACTTGGCAGCGAGGGTGTAAAAGTTTTGATTGGAGATTCCACCCGTGCAGGTGATCAGGGGACAAGCTCCACCGAATCGGCTGTAAAAGAGCAGCTGTCCTATACACTCGATCAAATCTATGGGGAGCAGTCAGCCGTTGTGGTTACTACGTTTTCATCTCACATCGAACGGCTTAAAAGTATTCTGGAGGCAAATGCCGGACGGCGGAAGGTTGCCTTTATTGGCCGGTCATTAAAAGATTACACTCTGCCCGCCCGCGATCTCGGGTATATAGATTTAAAGAATGTTAAAATGGCCAGCTATCGCGATGAGGTGAATGATCTGTTTGAGAAAATTACCGAAAACAGGGAAAATTGGCTGATTGTGTGTACCGGCAATCAGGGAGAAAGCCGGTCTGTTCTCGAAAAACTTTCAAATGATCGTTATGAGTTTCGTCTTCAGGCCGGAGACCATGTTGTGTTCTCTACCTCAACCATTCCAACGCTGATTAACATGGCTGATCGGTACAGGCTGGAACGTAACTTGAAAAACAAAAAGGTAACGCTGCACATGGATATTCACGCATCAGGCCACGGGCACCGTGAGGATCTGCGTCTTCTAATACAGACACTTAAGCCGGAGATCATGATACCTGCTCACGGAGATATCCAGAAGCTTGCTGAGCACGCCACAATTGCGCAGGAAGAGGGGTACATTTTAAATCAAAATCTCTTTATATGTGAAAACGGAAACGTTCTTGAGTTTTAGTGAGGTAAGAATCAGCTTCCAAATCTAATCTTGAATACACCGTACGTTAAAACCATAATCTTTTTGGACCCGCCGCTGCCGGGTTTCATCACTCATGTTATAAATAGCCAGGTTCCAGGCTGATTCCGCCGGACCTGCAGTTTCATCCATTTCTGTTTCTGTCCCTGACCAATACACACCCACGTTCCCCACCTCCTCAAAGGATTCTTCTGTTGATCTGTAACCGCCTAATGCCAGTCCTAAATGTTCGCTTGATTTAAGTGCAGCCCCTGCATGTTCAATTCCACCAAGGTTATCAACCATCGTAGAGTTTTCCTGGTGAGTAGGTAAGCGCCAGCCATTGGGACAAGAATTAACTGCTGAATTCCAGTTGTACAACCTGCCAAATTCATCCGCATGTGCAGAGCTGTTTTCATAGCTCCAGCTACCATCGGATGCGAAATTCAGATTTTCTCCCATCCAGACCTGATTCCCATATTCGAAAAGTTGGTATGTTTTACCATCTCTTTCATCAGTAAAAGCAGTCATCTCATCATCCTTACTGCATGAGATGTTTATAACTGCCATAAAGAGAATAGAAAATACCAGTGTTGATTTAATCTTTTCCATAGAAACTGTGTTGAGTCAGCGCTCAATTGTCTTTTATTATGGATGGGCGGCGTGCCTTGTGGAAATGAAGTTCTAATGTGATTCATAGCCACGCGGCCCCTTTACTCATTAAAGGCTTTATCATTCTGCCCCCTGGGATCCGGGAAATCAAACATTTATCCGGAATAATCGGTTGACACGACAGCAGCCTTTGTTCTCTATAAAATCTACATGAGATTTGATAAAAAGCAAGTCCCGGGTATTTTCCCGCCTATTACATACACTAAAAAGCAGCCTCTCTATTTCACGGAAAATCCCCTGTCGATACCGAAGTAGTCGTAACGGGTGTTAAAGAGCAAAAAGCCTACGGCGATCACGTAGAGAAGGATATTGGCAACGGTGCCGTAACTCTGCTGAAGAAGCTGACCAAAGGTAAGGGATGCCAGCAAAATTCCCATCGTAAGCAGCGCCCAGCGGGTTTTCCAGCCGAGGACAAGGAGAACGCCAATAACCAGTTCAGTCAGTACAACCACAAACCCGAAGATGTAGACGAACGGACCGGGCAGAAAGGTGTCGGCAAAACCGTCTGCCATTCCGGAAGCAAATTCATTGATTTCGGGGAGCCGAACCAGGCTTCGTCCCAGCATATTAATACCGAGAACAAAACGGAGGATGGCAAATCCCATTCGGCGGTCAAGAGTTGTGGCAGAATCTGGTTGAGTAAGTTTCATAAAAGTTTAGAACTTTGGTTGGGTTGTTCTTTGTTGCCAGATAAACGTAGTAAATGTAATAAAAAAAAGATGTTAATTATCGTCACAAATCCCGAACCTCCAATAATCAGACTTCTAATTCTTCAATTTCAAAAAGGTTGGGAGTCTTTACATCCCAGCCGTACGTATTCGTGAGTATGGTTTTTAAAGCACGGCGAGCTTCCTGTTCACCGTGTACCAGGTAGACGGCCTGCGGTCTGTTTTTGAGCCCTGATACCCATTCTGTCAACTCCTGCTG
The window above is part of the Rhodohalobacter sp. SW132 genome. Proteins encoded here:
- a CDS encoding dodecin family protein codes for the protein MAITKVIEVIASSEKSFDDATNNVLKEASKSVNNIESIYIKEMNANVENNKIVSYGVNAKVSFKVSK
- a CDS encoding RNase J family beta-CASP ribonuclease, giving the protein MKIYTIGGYNEVGKNMTAIEVRDEIVILDMGYDMEELIDMESEAESSATKNLIHSGVIPNDKEIYQQREKVKGIIIGHGHLDHVGAVAKMAGSYNCPIFASPYTMKIVEEQIRQDDKGVKNERVVLMPGNIHNLTSNFAIEFVKVTHSIPDTMLTILHTPEGRVAYGLDFRIDRKPVLGETVDFDRLNELGSEGVKVLIGDSTRAGDQGTSSTESAVKEQLSYTLDQIYGEQSAVVVTTFSSHIERLKSILEANAGRRKVAFIGRSLKDYTLPARDLGYIDLKNVKMASYRDEVNDLFEKITENRENWLIVCTGNQGESRSVLEKLSNDRYEFRLQAGDHVVFSTSTIPTLINMADRYRLERNLKNKKVTLHMDIHASGHGHREDLRLLIQTLKPEIMIPAHGDIQKLAEHATIAQEEGYILNQNLFICENGNVLEF
- a CDS encoding FISUMP domain-containing protein; the protein is MEKIKSTLVFSILFMAVINISCSKDDEMTAFTDERDGKTYQLFEYGNQVWMGENLNFASDGSWSYENSSAHADEFGRLYNWNSAVNSCPNGWRLPTHQENSTMVDNLGGIEHAGAALKSSEHLGLALGGYRSTEESFEEVGNVGVYWSGTETEMDETAGPAESAWNLAIYNMSDETRQRRVQKDYGFNVRCIQD
- a CDS encoding MauE/DoxX family redox-associated membrane protein: MKLTQPDSATTLDRRMGFAILRFVLGINMLGRSLVRLPEINEFASGMADGFADTFLPGPFVYIFGFVVVLTELVIGVLLVLGWKTRWALLTMGILLASLTFGQLLQQSYGTVANILLYVIAVGFLLFNTRYDYFGIDRGFSVK